The Pantoea phytobeneficialis genome has a segment encoding these proteins:
- the citG gene encoding triphosphoribosyl-dephospho-CoA synthase CitG yields the protein MAGLLAINATEPDVPGLAALALLLELDLTPKPGLVDRANNGSHQDMDHALLLTSITAITPWLTVFANIGFEHAHHPAAEQLRLLRPAGIACEQAMFTATSGVNTHKGGIFSLGLLCFAAGRLQGQGRRVSADALCRQVSEICRGLVARELVNRKTCCTAGEQQFRDYGLTGARGEVESGFATVRNRVLPFWHLEQGERQLQHALLRLMASNPDSNLVSRGGEAGLRYVQRYAAMLLATGWDNAALHQMDQALMARRLSPGGSADLLAVAWVLAALA from the coding sequence ATGGCTGGTTTGCTCGCGATTAACGCCACAGAACCCGACGTGCCCGGCCTTGCGGCACTGGCGTTGCTTCTGGAACTGGATTTAACGCCGAAACCGGGGCTGGTGGATCGGGCTAATAACGGTTCGCATCAGGATATGGATCATGCCTTGCTGTTAACCAGCATTACGGCCATCACCCCCTGGCTGACGGTTTTTGCCAACATCGGGTTTGAGCATGCGCACCATCCCGCCGCGGAACAGCTGCGTTTGTTACGTCCGGCGGGTATTGCTTGCGAGCAGGCGATGTTCACTGCCACCAGTGGGGTGAATACCCACAAAGGCGGCATTTTCTCCCTGGGATTGCTGTGCTTTGCTGCCGGGCGTTTGCAGGGGCAGGGGCGCAGGGTGAGTGCTGACGCCTTGTGCCGTCAGGTGAGTGAGATATGTCGAGGCCTGGTAGCGCGTGAACTGGTTAACCGCAAAACCTGTTGTACTGCCGGGGAGCAGCAGTTTCGTGACTATGGCCTGACGGGCGCGCGTGGTGAGGTGGAAAGTGGCTTCGCCACGGTACGCAATAGGGTGCTGCCATTCTGGCATCTGGAGCAGGGCGAGCGGCAGTTACAACATGCTTTGCTGCGCCTGATGGCATCAAACCCGGACAGCAATCTGGTGTCGCGTGGGGGCGAGGCAGGGCTGCGCTATGTCCAGCGATATGCCGCGATGCTGTTGGCAACCGGTTGGGATAACGCCGCGCTGCACCAGATGGATCAGGCGTTAATGGCGCGGCGTTTAAGTCCTGGCGGCAGTGCCGATTTGCTGGCCGTCGCCTGGGTGCTGGCTGCACTCGCATGA
- a CDS encoding DUF6130 family protein, whose protein sequence is MLSKLILISPILFSSATCAWAAELGGLSAGDVLGPAAVAPLEKPQPPARLIVDAPLAGPLRKGAVFIQYRAENLRIEPVFGPEALKVTPRIGHIHVVVDGNPWHWADASGEPVILVGLPAGKHKVTIILADPTHKPLDSKTVEFIVPEHVAASH, encoded by the coding sequence ATGCTGAGTAAACTGATCCTTATTTCCCCGATATTGTTCTCATCCGCCACCTGCGCATGGGCCGCCGAGCTGGGCGGCCTTAGTGCGGGCGACGTCCTGGGGCCTGCCGCCGTCGCGCCGCTGGAAAAACCACAGCCACCAGCGAGGCTTATCGTTGATGCGCCGCTGGCCGGGCCGCTGCGTAAGGGCGCGGTATTTATTCAATATCGGGCGGAAAACCTGCGTATCGAACCGGTATTTGGGCCAGAGGCGTTAAAGGTCACGCCACGTATCGGTCATATCCACGTCGTTGTTGACGGCAATCCCTGGCATTGGGCTGACGCCAGTGGGGAACCGGTGATCCTGGTAGGGTTGCCCGCAGGCAAGCATAAAGTGACCATTATTCTTGCCGATCCCACGCATAAACCGCTGGACAGCAAAACGGTGGAATTCATCGTTCCTGAGCATGTCGCTGCGTCGCATTAA
- a CDS encoding glycosyltransferase family 2 protein: MLNPVNDVLLSVIVPVYNAAAYLERCIESLIQQDESRFEVIFINDGSTDHSLSLLQNYAHYPHFHIIDKVNGGVSSARNHGIRASRGKFLCFLDADDFLPSTAFSTWLCLMQQNVCMAVGQSQHFTPQGQALDFPVASDHARPMAVSAAINELLYFNPRHGICDKVFRGDVIRQHHLRFNEDIYNFEDLLFVMNYLWLQQHRQVVFSDKVVYHYVKSAHSATRSSLKEKHFSFARSFSSMKAFLSAQHHRCYYHLYLKVTSSYIYKALNSEGFSRDFIDEYIALYRQSFKSYLSSGLMINAWSLYFTFFFLSPRLVSRLRKWVRK, encoded by the coding sequence ATGCTAAATCCTGTCAACGACGTGTTATTGAGCGTCATCGTGCCGGTATATAACGCCGCAGCCTATCTGGAGAGATGCATTGAAAGCCTGATCCAGCAGGATGAATCTCGCTTTGAAGTGATTTTTATTAACGATGGCTCGACAGATCACTCGCTGTCGTTGCTGCAAAATTACGCGCACTATCCACACTTTCACATCATCGATAAAGTGAATGGTGGCGTCTCGTCGGCACGTAATCATGGTATTCGTGCGTCGCGCGGCAAATTTCTTTGCTTTCTGGATGCCGACGATTTTCTCCCCTCCACGGCATTTTCGACCTGGCTGTGTCTGATGCAGCAAAATGTTTGTATGGCCGTTGGTCAGTCGCAACACTTTACGCCACAGGGACAAGCGTTGGATTTTCCGGTGGCATCGGATCATGCCAGACCGATGGCGGTGTCAGCCGCGATTAATGAATTGCTTTATTTCAATCCACGACACGGCATTTGCGACAAGGTATTTCGCGGTGATGTTATTCGCCAACATCATCTGCGTTTCAATGAGGATATTTATAACTTCGAAGACCTGCTGTTTGTGATGAACTATCTCTGGCTGCAACAACATCGTCAGGTGGTGTTCTCCGATAAAGTGGTTTATCACTACGTTAAATCTGCCCACTCGGCAACCCGATCGTCATTAAAGGAAAAACATTTTTCGTTTGCCCGTTCGTTTAGCAGCATGAAAGCGTTTTTGTCAGCGCAGCATCATCGCTGTTATTACCATCTCTATCTGAAAGTCACTTCCTCCTATATCTACAAAGCACTTAATAGTGAGGGGTTCAGTCGCGACTTTATCGATGAATATATTGCGCTTTATCGGCAATCGTTTAAATCCTATCTCTCCTCGGGATTGATGATCAATGCCTGGAGTCTGTACTTCACGTTTTTCTTCCTCAGTCCTCGTCTGGTGTCGCGTCTGCGCAAGTGGGTGCGGAAATAA
- a CDS encoding oligosaccharide flippase family protein has product MKDKLKNSLWMIAEKLIAVLGLIFVTSYVAKYVGPTTFGIISLSMLVFQFVQTIAQMGSDVILLKRISQKRYSGIRLMISTFFLVLVLYALLSLVGFLVMQEELSSDALVFIGAAAFACLFSAIDLVNVYNEAMLHARRNVIANLIGLVISLTVRYFISYFTLDPKYLAIPIVLATLIPFVLKTGWFLLAEQQRSIPAIRQFKKYSRYMVASGFSLILSVIAVALYTRVNQVSVSYFLGVKEAGIFSVALTLSTAWVFLPSALLASFYPSFFAERDPEQAIVKAQKLHLLVIGVSAGVIFSIWLLSGWFIRAFYGAAWLDAIAPTVLLSFGAMCAVLSSVMDRFIIKYNGYRYLVKKTFAVLLICLASSLLLVPHFGLTGAAISVVLTEFLSFTLLNYFFSAQPVMRVHLIFINPRKLWLLFNNIKTSDSKESLS; this is encoded by the coding sequence GTGAAAGATAAATTAAAAAACTCATTATGGATGATTGCTGAGAAGCTGATCGCGGTATTGGGTCTGATTTTCGTTACCTCCTATGTGGCGAAATACGTCGGTCCAACCACTTTCGGCATTATCTCCCTCTCCATGCTGGTGTTTCAGTTTGTGCAAACCATCGCCCAGATGGGCAGCGATGTGATTCTGTTGAAACGCATTTCACAGAAGCGCTATTCCGGCATCAGATTGATGATCTCGACCTTTTTCCTGGTGCTGGTGTTGTACGCGCTATTGTCGCTGGTGGGATTTCTGGTGATGCAGGAAGAACTGAGCTCAGATGCACTGGTGTTTATTGGTGCCGCCGCATTTGCCTGTCTGTTTTCCGCTATCGACCTGGTGAATGTCTATAACGAAGCGATGCTGCATGCGCGGCGGAATGTTATTGCCAATCTTATTGGCCTGGTTATCAGCCTGACGGTGCGTTACTTTATTTCGTACTTCACTCTCGATCCCAAATATCTGGCGATTCCTATCGTATTGGCCACGCTGATTCCGTTTGTGTTGAAGACGGGCTGGTTTTTGCTGGCGGAGCAACAGAGGTCGATACCCGCCATTCGGCAGTTCAAAAAATATTCACGTTATATGGTGGCATCGGGATTCTCACTGATTTTATCTGTGATTGCCGTTGCGCTGTATACCCGAGTTAATCAGGTCAGCGTCTCTTATTTTCTTGGGGTGAAAGAGGCGGGTATATTCTCGGTTGCACTGACGTTATCCACGGCCTGGGTGTTTTTGCCCAGCGCCTTGCTGGCATCGTTTTATCCCTCATTCTTTGCCGAGCGCGATCCTGAACAGGCCATTGTGAAAGCCCAGAAGCTGCATTTGTTGGTGATTGGTGTTTCCGCTGGCGTGATTTTTTCTATTTGGTTGCTCTCGGGCTGGTTTATTCGTGCCTTTTACGGCGCGGCCTGGCTGGATGCTATCGCGCCAACGGTGCTCCTCAGTTTTGGCGCGATGTGCGCGGTGTTAAGTAGCGTAATGGACCGCTTCATTATTAAGTACAACGGTTATCGTTATTTGGTGAAAAAAACCTTTGCTGTTTTATTAATCTGTCTTGCGTCATCACTCCTTTTGGTGCCGCATTTCGGTCTGACTGGTGCCGCAATTAGCGTGGTATTGACCGAGTTTTTGTCTTTTACGCTGCTTAATTATTTCTTTTCTGCGCAACCGGTCATGCGTGTTCATCTCATTTTTATCAACCCCAGGAAACTATGGCTGTTATTTAACAATATCAAAACCTCAGACAGTAAAGAGAGTTTATCATGA
- a CDS encoding glycosyltransferase family 2 protein, with protein sequence MNEKPLFSVIIPAFNAQKTIKRTILSVLNQTYRNYEVIVVNDGSSDLTPRILEEFLSWPQVTILHQTNAGVSAARNNALQLSCGEYVLFLDADDWVETNFLMVFKQNLAAWPAQTIDLMVGNLNDDRVGKVSHAGFFELEDIPFVLGELEMSDNIGYLHNKCYRRKMVEEMGLRFIEGISMSEDLLFNLKCFSCVSNFLVMPGSAYHYEDIEGSLSKRKSNYNELKVRKTSLTVLYDGIVEKYKESDLDYFLKGISKRVLALDMQIVTAMYHSSFSPGDIAQEINEIKRGRYSKGIFILLNKNEKMKYMIMNLNTITAYYFLYALYRMRAF encoded by the coding sequence ATGAATGAAAAGCCATTATTTAGTGTTATTATCCCAGCCTTTAACGCACAAAAAACCATTAAGCGAACAATTCTGAGTGTGCTTAATCAAACCTACAGAAATTATGAAGTTATCGTTGTTAATGATGGGAGTAGTGATTTAACCCCACGAATACTTGAAGAGTTTCTCTCCTGGCCGCAAGTCACCATTCTTCACCAGACGAATGCAGGCGTCAGTGCGGCGAGAAATAACGCCTTGCAATTATCCTGTGGAGAATATGTATTATTTCTGGATGCGGATGATTGGGTCGAGACTAACTTTCTTATGGTGTTTAAGCAGAACCTTGCAGCCTGGCCAGCCCAAACGATTGATCTGATGGTGGGAAACTTGAATGATGATCGTGTAGGCAAGGTTTCTCACGCGGGTTTTTTTGAGCTGGAAGATATTCCTTTCGTGCTCGGAGAGCTGGAGATGAGCGACAATATTGGTTATTTGCATAACAAATGTTATCGCCGAAAAATGGTTGAAGAGATGGGGTTACGCTTTATTGAAGGTATCTCAATGAGCGAAGATTTATTATTCAACCTTAAATGTTTTAGCTGCGTCAGTAACTTTTTGGTGATGCCGGGTAGCGCCTATCATTATGAAGATATTGAAGGCTCACTCTCCAAACGCAAGTCCAATTACAATGAGTTGAAGGTGAGAAAAACATCACTGACGGTGTTGTATGATGGAATCGTGGAAAAATATAAGGAAAGCGATCTCGATTACTTTCTTAAGGGTATTTCTAAACGCGTTCTGGCTCTGGATATGCAAATTGTCACAGCCATGTATCATTCATCTTTTTCACCGGGCGATATTGCTCAGGAGATTAATGAAATTAAGCGGGGAAGATATTCCAAAGGCATTTTTATTCTGTTGAATAAAAATGAGAAGATGAAATATATGATTATGAATTTGAATACTATCACAGCGTATTATTTTCTTTATGCCCTCTACAGAATGCGCGCATTCTGA
- a CDS encoding transposase domain-containing protein, whose amino-acid sequence MLLSQALDTVLNFTPKEFSALSDLLSPELIDECLVDTGVVTLRKRRLPMDMMVWAVTGMSLFRSLSMN is encoded by the coding sequence ATGTTACTCAGCCAGGCTCTCGATACCGTCCTGAACTTTACGCCGAAAGAATTTTCTGCGCTTTCCGATCTGCTCTCACCCGAACTCATTGATGAATGTCTGGTTGATACCGGTGTCGTGACTCTGCGAAAACGCCGCCTCCCAATGGATATGATGGTCTGGGCTGTTACCGGCATGTCCCTGTTTCGTTCGCTTTCCATGAACC
- a CDS encoding HAAAP family serine/threonine permease: METSQTGTLGAVEAPAKGWRKSDTVWMLGLYGTAIGAGVLFLPINAGAGGLIPLIIMAVLAFPMTFYAHRALTRFVLSGKNPGEDITEVVEEHFGAGAGKIITLLYFFAIYPILLMYSVAITNTVDSFIVHQLGLVSPPRAVLSLILIVGMMTVVRFGEQMIVKAMSVLVFPFVAVLMLLACYLVPHWHGAALETLSSGQSSGDSNIWMTLWLAIPVMVFSFNHSPIISSFAVAKREEYGAAAEQKCSRILASAHLMMVLTVMFFVFSCVLSLSPADLDAAKAQNITILSYLANHFNVPMIAWLGPIVAMVAITKSFLGHYLGAREGFNGLVIKSLRSRGKSVAPQRLNQMTSLFMLLTTWLVATMNPSILGMIETLGGPVIAMLLFLMPMYAIQKVPAMRKYSGKISNGFVVIVGLLAISSIFYSLAN; the protein is encoded by the coding sequence ATGGAAACCTCGCAAACCGGCACATTAGGTGCCGTTGAGGCGCCCGCAAAGGGCTGGCGTAAAAGTGACACCGTGTGGATGCTGGGGCTGTATGGCACGGCAATTGGCGCAGGCGTGCTGTTTCTGCCCATCAATGCCGGTGCAGGTGGTTTGATTCCGTTAATTATCATGGCCGTTCTCGCCTTCCCGATGACGTTTTATGCCCATCGTGCCCTGACGCGCTTTGTTCTCTCCGGAAAAAACCCCGGCGAAGATATAACCGAGGTGGTGGAAGAGCATTTTGGCGCAGGTGCCGGTAAGATCATCACGCTGCTCTACTTTTTTGCTATCTATCCCATTCTGTTGATGTACAGCGTGGCGATTACCAACACCGTTGACAGCTTCATCGTGCATCAGCTGGGCCTGGTATCGCCACCGCGTGCGGTGCTGTCGCTGATTTTGATTGTCGGCATGATGACCGTGGTGCGGTTTGGCGAGCAGATGATCGTAAAAGCGATGAGCGTGCTGGTGTTCCCGTTTGTTGCGGTGCTGATGTTGCTGGCCTGCTATCTGGTGCCACACTGGCACGGTGCCGCGCTGGAGACATTGTCATCCGGCCAAAGCAGTGGCGACAGCAATATCTGGATGACGCTGTGGTTAGCCATCCCGGTGATGGTGTTTTCCTTCAACCATTCTCCGATCATTTCTTCATTCGCGGTGGCGAAGCGTGAAGAGTATGGCGCTGCGGCGGAGCAAAAGTGCTCACGTATCCTCGCCAGTGCGCATTTGATGATGGTGCTGACAGTAATGTTCTTTGTCTTTAGCTGCGTACTGAGCCTGTCACCCGCCGACCTTGATGCGGCCAAAGCGCAGAACATCACCATCCTGTCTTATCTGGCGAACCACTTTAATGTGCCGATGATCGCCTGGCTGGGACCGATTGTGGCGATGGTGGCGATCACCAAATCGTTCCTCGGTCACTATCTTGGTGCGCGTGAAGGTTTTAACGGCCTGGTGATTAAGTCACTGCGCAGCCGTGGCAAGAGCGTTGCGCCACAACGTCTGAACCAAATGACGTCGTTGTTTATGCTGCTGACCACCTGGCTGGTGGCGACAATGAATCCGAGTATTCTGGGGATGATTGAGACGCTTGGCGGGCCAGTGATTGCTATGCTGTTGTTCCTGATGCCGATGTATGCCATCCAGAAAGTACCGGCGATGCGCAAGTACAGCGGCAAAATCAGCAATGGATTTGTGGTGATTGTCGGGCTGCTGGCAATCTCTTCGATTTTCTATTCGCTGGCGAATTAA
- a CDS encoding methyl-accepting chemotaxis protein translates to MLSFKNLKVGVRLGIAFGLVVALLVVVGITSITKISNIKNGITSIVEDRYVKVRLAYDVRDGVNDQIKYLRGIVIDTTRPENNVKRFQQLAEATDRTNSAMKKIEAIQTTVVGKKKIAGLLDASHLFEQQKDQLVALVKSGDLEASSTFVLKKITDTQNAFLDSANAFAASQSEQLQNEGINIIADGSTAIMVTLVFSAVAIVASIILGFLLTRSIVRPLNEAVEIAGKVAAGDLSTHIEVKSTDETGVLMRALQSMNDNLLTIVSDVRAGSDTIAVASNQISSGNLDLSSRTEQQASSLEETASAMEQMTSTVKHNAENAREANKLVANTSDVAKEGGVVMEQVIEKMEAIALSSKKIVDIISVIDSIAFQTNILSLNAAVEAARAGEQGRGFAVVASEVRNLAQRSASAAKEIKVLIEDSVAKVDEGSRLVSHAGSTIGEVVNSVKSVADIMSEITIASSEQSSGISEINLAITQMEAVTQQNAALVQEASAASQALQEQAERLAQSMSVFKTGRSMELSVV, encoded by the coding sequence ATGTTGAGCTTTAAGAACCTGAAGGTCGGTGTCCGGCTGGGCATCGCCTTTGGCCTGGTCGTGGCGTTGCTGGTCGTGGTGGGGATCACCTCCATCACCAAAATCAGCAATATTAAAAACGGCATCACCTCGATCGTGGAAGATCGTTATGTAAAAGTACGACTGGCCTATGATGTGCGTGATGGTGTGAACGATCAGATCAAATACCTGCGCGGCATCGTGATTGATACCACTCGCCCGGAAAATAACGTCAAACGCTTCCAGCAGTTGGCCGAGGCGACTGACCGTACCAACAGCGCGATGAAAAAGATCGAAGCCATCCAGACCACGGTTGTGGGTAAAAAGAAGATTGCTGGTCTGCTGGATGCCAGCCATCTGTTTGAACAACAGAAAGACCAACTGGTTGCGCTGGTCAAATCGGGCGATCTGGAAGCCTCCAGCACCTTTGTGCTGAAAAAGATTACCGACACTCAAAACGCCTTTCTGGATAGCGCCAATGCTTTTGCCGCTTCTCAGTCCGAGCAGTTACAGAATGAAGGTATTAACATCATTGCCGATGGTTCCACCGCCATCATGGTAACGCTGGTGTTCTCCGCCGTGGCGATTGTGGCCTCCATTATCCTCGGCTTCCTGCTGACCCGTTCGATTGTGCGCCCGCTGAATGAAGCAGTGGAGATTGCCGGGAAAGTGGCAGCAGGCGATCTCAGCACCCATATCGAAGTCAAAAGCACCGATGAAACAGGCGTGCTGATGCGTGCGCTGCAAAGCATGAACGACAACCTGCTGACCATCGTTTCGGATGTGCGCGCCGGTTCCGACACCATCGCCGTGGCATCAAATCAGATTTCCAGCGGCAACCTTGACCTCTCTTCACGTACCGAGCAGCAGGCCAGCTCACTGGAGGAGACCGCTTCTGCCATGGAGCAGATGACCTCCACCGTGAAGCACAATGCCGAAAACGCGCGCGAAGCCAATAAACTGGTCGCCAACACCTCTGATGTGGCGAAAGAAGGTGGCGTGGTGATGGAACAGGTGATTGAGAAGATGGAAGCCATTGCGCTCTCCTCGAAGAAGATCGTCGACATTATCAGCGTCATCGACTCTATCGCCTTCCAGACTAACATCCTGTCGCTTAATGCGGCGGTGGAAGCGGCGCGTGCCGGTGAACAGGGACGCGGCTTTGCCGTGGTGGCCAGCGAAGTGCGTAACCTCGCACAACGTTCAGCTTCCGCAGCCAAAGAGATCAAAGTGTTGATTGAAGATTCTGTCGCGAAAGTGGATGAAGGGAGCCGCCTGGTCTCTCATGCCGGTTCAACCATTGGTGAAGTGGTGAACAGCGTGAAGAGCGTGGCGGATATCATGAGTGAAATCACCATCGCCAGCAGCGAGCAGAGTAGCGGTATCAGCGAGATCAATCTGGCGATTACCCAGATGGAAGCGGTGACGCAGCAGAACGCCGCACTGGTGCAGGAAGCCTCGGCAGCCTCACAGGCCTTGCAGGAACAGGCCGAGCGTCTGGCGCAGTCGATGAGCGTGTTTAAGACCGGTCGAAGCATGGAACTGAGCGTGGTGTAA
- a CDS encoding chemotaxis protein, producing MDNFQKEIDERANLALSNKFELLLFRLGSDQRKGKSELYGINVFKLREIVPMPNITRAAGMQSPLLGMASIRDQFIPVIDLPAVTGCTPETGLNLLLVTEYARSTQAFAVESVENIVRLDWNQVHTAEAGIGSRNITSIACLDSDGESNNLALVLDVEQILYDIIPSVRGVEPGEETVKNFNLKPGQVAIVAEDSKVARQLLEQGLKSMGIPALMHNTGLEAWQKITQMQQEAQAAGESIHDKIALVLTDLEMPEMDGFTLTRNIKRDDVLRHIPVVIHSSLSGSANEDHVRKVGADGYVAKFEINELSNVIYRVLEAAR from the coding sequence ATGGATAATTTCCAGAAAGAGATCGATGAACGCGCTAACCTCGCGTTATCAAACAAATTCGAACTGTTGTTGTTCCGCCTCGGCTCAGATCAGCGGAAAGGCAAATCCGAGCTGTACGGGATTAACGTATTCAAACTGCGTGAAATCGTGCCGATGCCGAACATCACCCGTGCTGCCGGAATGCAATCGCCGTTGTTGGGCATGGCCAGCATCCGCGACCAGTTTATCCCGGTGATTGATCTACCGGCGGTGACCGGTTGCACCCCGGAAACCGGCCTCAACCTGCTGCTTGTGACCGAATATGCCCGCAGCACCCAGGCATTTGCGGTGGAATCGGTAGAAAATATTGTGCGCCTCGACTGGAATCAGGTGCATACCGCGGAAGCGGGCATTGGTAGCCGCAATATCACCAGTATCGCCTGTCTCGACAGCGACGGAGAAAGCAACAATCTGGCGCTGGTACTGGACGTGGAACAGATCCTGTATGACATCATTCCGTCTGTTCGTGGTGTCGAGCCGGGTGAAGAAACCGTGAAAAACTTCAACCTGAAACCGGGTCAGGTCGCGATTGTGGCAGAAGACTCCAAAGTGGCGCGCCAGCTACTGGAGCAAGGCCTGAAAAGTATGGGCATTCCGGCACTGATGCATAACACCGGTCTTGAGGCATGGCAGAAAATCACCCAGATGCAACAGGAAGCGCAGGCGGCAGGTGAGTCGATCCACGACAAAATCGCGCTGGTGCTGACCGACCTCGAAATGCCCGAAATGGACGGCTTCACCCTGACGCGTAACATTAAACGCGATGATGTGCTGCGTCATATCCCGGTGGTGATCCACTCTTCACTCTCCGGTAGTGCCAACGAAGACCATGTGCGTAAAGTGGGTGCCGATGGCTACGTGGCAAAATTTGAAATCAATGAACTGTCGAATGTGATTTATCGGGTACTGGAAGCAGCACGTTAA
- the dbpA gene encoding ATP-dependent RNA helicase DbpA has product MTAFSTLTQLPTSQLDNLREMGFDAMTPIQAAALPAILQGRDVRAQAKTGSGKTAAFGIGLLQRIDNSQFHTQALVLCPTRELADQVSNVLRQLARFTRNIKILTLCGGQPMSAQRDSLVHAPHIVVGTPGRILDHLKRDNLDLSQLQTLVLDEADRMLEMGFRDDMEAIIGFTPSSRQTLLFSATWPDTIASLSERYQRDALAVATETEAELPAIEQRFIEVNASERINLLSALLSQQQPTSCVVFCNTKRECDDIAAALNDRQISALALHGDLEQRDRERVLIRFANGSIRVLIATDVAARGLDIKSLALVVNFHLAWDPEVHLHRIGRTGRAGESGLAVSLVAADEMARAHALEDYLQQSLNWVAASTLKGSAAKALPATMMTLCIDGGRKAKIRPGDILGALTGEAGFSADQIGKIDLTPTHAYVAIAASQAKAALIKLKEGKIKGKSVRAILLK; this is encoded by the coding sequence GTGACTGCTTTTTCTACCCTGACGCAACTGCCCACCAGCCAACTCGACAACCTGCGCGAGATGGGGTTTGACGCCATGACGCCAATCCAGGCTGCCGCCCTGCCCGCCATTTTGCAGGGGCGCGATGTGCGTGCTCAGGCGAAAACCGGTAGCGGCAAAACCGCCGCCTTTGGTATCGGCCTGCTTCAGCGGATTGATAACAGCCAGTTTCATACTCAGGCGCTGGTGCTCTGCCCGACACGCGAACTGGCCGATCAGGTCAGCAATGTGCTGCGTCAGCTGGCGCGTTTCACGCGTAACATTAAGATCCTGACGCTGTGTGGCGGCCAGCCGATGAGCGCTCAGCGTGATTCGCTGGTGCACGCCCCGCATATTGTGGTCGGCACGCCGGGACGCATTCTTGATCATCTGAAACGCGATAACCTCGATCTCAGCCAATTGCAAACTCTGGTGCTGGATGAGGCCGACCGTATGCTGGAGATGGGGTTCCGTGATGATATGGAAGCCATCATCGGCTTTACCCCCTCGTCACGCCAGACGCTGCTGTTTTCCGCCACCTGGCCCGATACCATTGCCAGCCTGAGCGAACGCTACCAGCGTGATGCACTGGCGGTGGCGACCGAAACCGAAGCCGAGTTGCCAGCGATTGAGCAACGCTTTATTGAAGTCAACGCCAGTGAACGCATCAATCTGTTGAGCGCCCTGCTCAGCCAGCAGCAGCCCACCTCCTGCGTGGTGTTCTGCAACACCAAACGTGAGTGTGATGATATTGCCGCCGCCCTGAACGATCGCCAAATCAGCGCCCTTGCGCTGCATGGCGATCTTGAGCAGCGTGACCGCGAGCGTGTGCTGATCCGTTTTGCCAACGGCAGCATCCGGGTGCTGATTGCCACCGACGTGGCAGCACGCGGTCTGGACATTAAATCGCTGGCGCTGGTGGTGAATTTCCATCTGGCGTGGGACCCGGAAGTGCATCTGCACCGCATTGGTCGTACCGGCCGCGCCGGTGAGTCTGGTCTGGCGGTCAGTCTGGTCGCCGCCGATGAGATGGCGCGCGCCCATGCGCTGGAAGATTATCTGCAACAATCACTCAACTGGGTTGCCGCCAGCACGCTGAAAGGCAGTGCGGCGAAGGCGCTGCCAGCTACCATGATGACGTTATGCATTGATGGTGGTCGTAAAGCGAAAATTCGCCCTGGCGATATTCTCGGTGCGCTGACCGGTGAGGCCGGATTCAGTGCCGATCAGATCGGTAAGATCGATCTGACCCCAACCCATGCCTATGTGGCGATTGCCGCCTCCCAGGCCAAAGCCGCATTGATCAAGCTAAAAGAAGGCAAGATCAAAGGGAAAAGCGTACGTGCCATCCTGTTGAAATAA